The following coding sequences lie in one Arabidopsis thaliana chromosome 3, partial sequence genomic window:
- a CDS encoding Tetratricopeptide repeat (TPR)-like superfamily protein (Tetratricopeptide repeat (TPR)-like superfamily protein; CONTAINS InterPro DOMAIN/s: Pentatricopeptide repeat (InterPro:IPR002885); BEST Arabidopsis thaliana protein match is: Pentatricopeptide repeat (PPR) superfamily protein (TAIR:AT3G25970.1); Has 36706 Blast hits to 13004 proteins in 235 species: Archae - 0; Bacteria - 2; Metazoa - 52; Fungi - 64; Plants - 36145; Viruses - 0; Other Eukaryotes - 443 (source: NCBI BLink).), which yields MNSRWVIQKLTSHLPSCLSTVLSPSKILIRQSPNYQVSTFLLNHVDMSLLLSICGREGWFPHLGPCLHASIIKNPEFFEPVDADIHRNALVVWNSLLSLYAKCGKLVDAIKLFDEMPMRDVISQNIVFYGFLRNRETESGFVLLKRMLGSGGFDHATLTIVLSVCDTPEFCLVTKMIHALAILSGYDKEISVGNKLITSYFKCGCSVSGRGVFDGMSHRNVITLTAVISGLIENELHEDGLRLFSLMRRGLVHPNSVTYLSALAACSGSQRIVEGQQIHALLWKYGIESELCIESALMDMYSKCGSIEDAWTIFESTTEVDEVSMTVILVGLAQNGSEEEAIQFFIRMLQAGVEIDANVVSAVLGVSFIDNSLGLGKQLHSLVIKRKFSGNTFVNNGLINMYSKCGDLTDSQTVFRRMPKRNYVSWNSMIAAFARHGHGLAALKLYEEMTTLEVKPTDVTFLSLLHACSHVGLIDKGRELLNEMKEVHGIEPRTEHYTCIIDMLGRAGLLKEAKSFIDSLPLKPDCKIWQALLGACSFHGDTEVGEYAAEQLFQTAPDSSSAHILIANIYSSRGKWKERAKTIKRMKAMGVTKETGISSIEIEHKTHSFVVEDKLHPQAEAIYDVLSGLFPVMVDEGYRPDKRFILCYTGDDRNGTVS from the coding sequence ACTGACCTCTCACCTTCCTTCTTGCTTATCTACCGTTTTGTCCCCTTCGAAAATCCTAATCCGGCAGAGCCCAAATTACCAAGTCTCGACCTTTCTCCTCAACCATGTCGATATGAGCCTTCTCTTATCCATCTGCGGCAGAGAAGGCTGGTTTCCTCATCTGGGTCCTTGTCTCCACGCCTCCATTATCAAAAATCCTGAATTTTTCGAGCCTGTAGATGCTGATATCCATCGAAACGCTCTGGTTGTTTGGAACTCTTTGCTTTCTCTGTATGCGAAATGTGGGAAGTTAGTTGATGCCATTAAGttgttcgacgaaatgcccATGAGAGACGTTATTTCGCAGAATATAGTGTTTTATGGGTTtctgagaaacagagagactGAGTCTGGTTTTGTATTGCTTAAACGAATGCTTGGGTCAGGTGGGTTTGATCATGCGACTTTGACGATTGTTTTATCAGTGTGTGATACGCCAGAGTTCTGTTTGGTGACAAAGATGATTCACGCTTTAGCAATTTTAAGCGGTTATGACAAGGAAATTTCCGTGGGGAACAAACTGATCACATCTTATTTCAAATGTGGATGTTCAGTTTCTGGGAGAGGGGTTTTTGATGGGATGTCACATCGAAATGTCATCACTTTGACAGCTGTGATTTCGGGTCTGATAGAGAATGAGTTACACGAAGATGGTCTAAGATTGTTTAGTTTGATGCGTAGAGGATTGGTCCATCCTAACTCAGTAACTTATTTGAGTGCTCTAGCTGCTTGTTCTGGTTCACAGCGGATAGTGGAGGGGCAACAGATTCATGCCCTTTTGTGGAAATATGGGATTGAATCAGAATTGTGCATTGAGAGTGCGCTAATGGATATGTACTCTAAATGTGGAAGCATTGAAGATGCGTGGACGATTTTCGAGTCCACGACGGAAGTTGATGAAGTTTCCATGACTGTGATATTAGTTGGTTTAGCACAAAATGGGTCAGAGGAAGAAGCTATACAGTTCTTCATTAGAATGCTTCAAGCTGGAGTAGAGATTGATGCAAATGTAGTCTCAGCTGTTCTTGGAGTTTCGTTTATCGATAATTCTTTGGGTCTAGGCAAGCAACTGCATTCTTTGGTTATCAAACGAAAATTCTCCGGTAACACCTTTGTCAACAATGGACTCATTAACATGTACTCAAAATGTGGAGATCTGACCGACTCACAAACTGTCTTTAGACGAATGCCGAAGAGGAACTATGTTTCATGGAACTCGATGATTGCAGCATTTGCTCGCCATGGTCATGGATTAGCTGCCTTGAAACTATACGAAGAAATGACTACGCTAGAAGTGAAGCCTACAGATGTTACCTTTCTATCACTACTTCATGCTTGTAGCCATGTAGGGTTGATTGATAAAGGCCGAGAACTCTTAAACGAGATGAAAGAGGTCCATGGAATCGAGCCCAGGACAGAGCATTATACCTGTATTATTGACATGTTGGGTCGAGCTGGTCTTTTGAAAGAAGCAAAGAGCTTTATAGACTCATTGCCTTTGAAACCTGACTGTAAAATTTGGCAAGCGTTGCTTGGAGCTTGTAGTTTCCATGGTGATACAGAAGTAGGGGAATATGCAGCTGAACAGTTGTTTCAAACTGCACCTGATAGCTCATCTGCTCATATCTTGATCGCTAACATATATTCATCCAGAGGAAAATGGAAGGAGAGGGCGAAGACGATCAAGAGAATGAAAGCAATGGGAGTGACTAAAGAAACAGGCATAAGTTCGATTGAAATTGAGCATAAAACACACAGCTTTGTGGTTGAGGACAAATTGCATCCACAAGCAGAGGCTATATATGATGTTCTGTCTGGATTGTTTCCGGTTATGGTAGATGAAGGTTACAGACCTGATAAGAGGTTTATTCTGTGTTATACAGGAGATGACAGGAACGGCACGGTATCATAG